One region of Glycine max cultivar Williams 82 chromosome 9, Glycine_max_v4.0, whole genome shotgun sequence genomic DNA includes:
- the LOC100804623 gene encoding zinc finger CCCH domain-containing protein 53 isoform X2: MDSYEATRVVFSRIQNLDPENASKIMGLLLLQDHGEKELIRLAFGPEALVHSVILKARKELGLPSNSPHTTSTLPSPSPYLSKQNSTSSRLSALTIPNPSASWPTMSELQTPDDLVAGSLTSSSSLPYYANGGSDPVDEFQLQDQLAFLNDGSNTSTSHKNNNPDLFYPNNNSDLSSSPTTAADPTLFPSDGWGGSLHRRSCSVSDACLGSEDPNSGLGWKPCLYFARGYCKNGTSCRFLHGGLGDADVGGAAAAMVGSPSKIEMMEQCHELLRSKSFQQQRLAAASQLMASSIFPYSPKSMNFLLQQQQNDTQRAAAAALMMSEDLHKFGRSRLERNDFSLNSPVMVNPASRQIYLTFPADSTFREEDVSNYFSIYGPVQDVRIPYQQKRMFGFVTFVYPETVKLILSKGNPHFVCDARVLVKPYKEKGKVPDKKQQQQVDRGDFSPCGTPTGLDARDQFDLQLGGRMLYNTQDMLWRRKLEEQADLQQALELQSRRLMGLQLLDIKKHHQRALSTGSPIPSPTHSPNMFNQNIVPSFHINSESPKESGSTSAPASTASVSAGQQPVNISVGKEVVVNGENGYKEGNGKQSSSHDDCDLQECLEHNLPDSPFASPTKAAVPGDFMAPFSNGPNVAIDTDASAASVNFKFGTSTLLPAASPLDMGTFKSYNCQIPRFSSGHGTIGMFTGTGGPIGI, encoded by the exons ATGGATAGTTACGAAGCTACAAGAGTTGTGTTTTCAAGGATCCAAAACTTGGACCCTGAGAATGCTTCCAAAATCATGGGTTTACTTCTGCTTCAAGACCATGGTGAGAAAGAATTGATTAGATTAGCATTTGGTCCAGAAGCACTTGTTCACTCTGTGATTCTCAAAGCCCGCAAGGAGTTGGGTTTACCTTCCAACTCTCCGCACACAACCTCCACTCTTCCTTCTCCTTCACCATACCTTTCTAAGCAAAACTCAACTTCTTCAAGGCTCAGTGCCCTCACTATCCCAAACCCTTCTGCTTCATGGCCTACTATGTCTGAACTTCAAACCCCAGATGATTTGGTTGCTGGCTCTTtaacttcttcatcttccttacCCTACTATGCAAACGGAGGCTCAGATCCAGTTGATGAGTTCCAACTTCAAGACCAGCTTGCTTTCCTGAATGATGGTTCTAATACTAGCACTTCTCACAAGAACAACAACCCAGATTTGTTTTACCCTAATAATAACTCAGACTTGTCTTCAAGTCCTACTACTGCTGCTGACCCTACACTCTTTCCTTCCGACGGTTGGGGAGGGTCTCTCCACCGTAGGAGTTGCTCAGTCAGTGATGCTTGTTTGGGCTCTGAGGACCCTAATTCCGGTTTGGGATGGAAGCCTTGTCTTTACTTTGCTAGAGGGTACTGTAAAAATGGGACTAGTTGCAGGTTCCTTCATGGTGGACTTGGAGATGCTGATGTTGGTGGTGCTGCTGCTGCAATGGTTGGCTCTCCCAGCAAGATTGAGATGATGGAGCAGTGCCATGAGCTCTTAAGATCCAAATCTTTTCAGCAACAAAGATTGGCTGCTGCTTCTCAACTCATGGCCTCTTCCATTTTTCCGTACTCCCCAAAGAGCATGAATTTCCTGTTGCAGCAGCAACAGAATGATACTCAAAG AGCGGCAGCTGCAGCTCTGATGATGAGTGAGGATTTGCATAAATTTGGACGATCAAGGCttgaaagaaatgatttttctttgaacAGTCCTGTTATGGTAAACCCAGCTTCCAGGCAGATCTACTTGACTTTCCCAGCAGATAGCACTTTCAGAGAGGAAGATGTTTCAAACTACTTCAG CATTTATGGCCCAGTGCAAGACGTGAGGATCCCATACCAGCAGAAGCGAATGTTTGGCTTTGTTACCTTTGTTTATCCAGAGACTGTGAAGCTTATTCTATCCAAAGGAAATCCTCATTTTGTGTGTGATGCTCGAGTGCTTGTTAAGCCTTACAAGGAGAAGGGCAAAGTCCCAGACAA GAAGCAGCAGCAGCAGGTAGATAGAGGAGATTTTTCACCATGTGGTACTCCTACTGGATTGGATGCTAGAGACCAATTTGATCTTCAACTTG GTGGCAGAATGCTCTACAATACTCAAGACATGCTGTGGAGGAGGAAGCTGGAGGAGCAAGCTGATTTGCAGCAAGCTCTTGAGCTGCAAAGTAGGAGGCTAATGGGTCTGCAACTTCTTGACATCAAGAAGCATCACCAGCGTGCACTCTCCACTGGAAGCCCAATTCCTTCCCCCACTCACTCTCCTAACATGTTCAACCAAAATATTGTTCCTTCTTTTCACATCAATTCAGAATCCCCAAAGG AGAGTGGTTCAACTTCTGCTCCAGCTAGTACTGCATCAGTTTCTGCTGGTCAACAGCCGGTCAACATTTCTGTTGGCAAGGAAGTGGTTGTCAATGGCGAGAATGGATATAAGGAAGGCAATGGCAAGCAGAGCTCTAGTCATGACGATTGTGATTTGCAAGAATG TTTGGAGCATAATCTCCCTGATAGCCCTTTTGCTTCCCCAACAAAAGCTGCTGTTCCTGGAGACTTCATGGCTCCCTTCTCCAATGGACCCAATGTAGCCATTGATACTGATGCCTCAGCTGCATCTGTCAACTTCAAATTTGGCACTAGCACATTGCTTCCTGCAGCATCCCCTCTTGACAtgggaactttcaaatcctatAACTGCCAAATACCAAG GTTCTCTTCTGGTCATGGAACTATTGGGATGTTCACTGGCACCGGTGGACCGATTGGCATTTAG
- the LOC100804623 gene encoding zinc finger CCCH domain-containing protein 53 isoform X1, whose amino-acid sequence MDSYEATRVVFSRIQNLDPENASKIMGLLLLQDHGEKELIRLAFGPEALVHSVILKARKELGLPSNSPHTTSTLPSPSPYLSKQNSTSSRLSALTIPNPSASWPTMSELQTPDDLVAGSLTSSSSLPYYANGGSDPVDEFQLQDQLAFLNDGSNTSTSHKNNNPDLFYPNNNSDLSSSPTTAADPTLFPSDGWGGSLHRRSCSVSDACLGSEDPNSGLGWKPCLYFARGYCKNGTSCRFLHGGLGDADVGGAAAAMVGSPSKIEMMEQCHELLRSKSFQQQRLAAASQLMASSIFPYSPKSMNFLLQQQQNDTQRAAAAALMMSEDLHKFGRSRLERNDFSLNSPVMVNPASRQIYLTFPADSTFREEDVSNYFSIYGPVQDVRIPYQQKRMFGFVTFVYPETVKLILSKGNPHFVCDARVLVKPYKEKGKVPDKYRKQQQQVDRGDFSPCGTPTGLDARDQFDLQLGGRMLYNTQDMLWRRKLEEQADLQQALELQSRRLMGLQLLDIKKHHQRALSTGSPIPSPTHSPNMFNQNIVPSFHINSESPKESGSTSAPASTASVSAGQQPVNISVGKEVVVNGENGYKEGNGKQSSSHDDCDLQECLEHNLPDSPFASPTKAAVPGDFMAPFSNGPNVAIDTDASAASVNFKFGTSTLLPAASPLDMGTFKSYNCQIPRFSSGHGTIGMFTGTGGPIGI is encoded by the exons ATGGATAGTTACGAAGCTACAAGAGTTGTGTTTTCAAGGATCCAAAACTTGGACCCTGAGAATGCTTCCAAAATCATGGGTTTACTTCTGCTTCAAGACCATGGTGAGAAAGAATTGATTAGATTAGCATTTGGTCCAGAAGCACTTGTTCACTCTGTGATTCTCAAAGCCCGCAAGGAGTTGGGTTTACCTTCCAACTCTCCGCACACAACCTCCACTCTTCCTTCTCCTTCACCATACCTTTCTAAGCAAAACTCAACTTCTTCAAGGCTCAGTGCCCTCACTATCCCAAACCCTTCTGCTTCATGGCCTACTATGTCTGAACTTCAAACCCCAGATGATTTGGTTGCTGGCTCTTtaacttcttcatcttccttacCCTACTATGCAAACGGAGGCTCAGATCCAGTTGATGAGTTCCAACTTCAAGACCAGCTTGCTTTCCTGAATGATGGTTCTAATACTAGCACTTCTCACAAGAACAACAACCCAGATTTGTTTTACCCTAATAATAACTCAGACTTGTCTTCAAGTCCTACTACTGCTGCTGACCCTACACTCTTTCCTTCCGACGGTTGGGGAGGGTCTCTCCACCGTAGGAGTTGCTCAGTCAGTGATGCTTGTTTGGGCTCTGAGGACCCTAATTCCGGTTTGGGATGGAAGCCTTGTCTTTACTTTGCTAGAGGGTACTGTAAAAATGGGACTAGTTGCAGGTTCCTTCATGGTGGACTTGGAGATGCTGATGTTGGTGGTGCTGCTGCTGCAATGGTTGGCTCTCCCAGCAAGATTGAGATGATGGAGCAGTGCCATGAGCTCTTAAGATCCAAATCTTTTCAGCAACAAAGATTGGCTGCTGCTTCTCAACTCATGGCCTCTTCCATTTTTCCGTACTCCCCAAAGAGCATGAATTTCCTGTTGCAGCAGCAACAGAATGATACTCAAAG AGCGGCAGCTGCAGCTCTGATGATGAGTGAGGATTTGCATAAATTTGGACGATCAAGGCttgaaagaaatgatttttctttgaacAGTCCTGTTATGGTAAACCCAGCTTCCAGGCAGATCTACTTGACTTTCCCAGCAGATAGCACTTTCAGAGAGGAAGATGTTTCAAACTACTTCAG CATTTATGGCCCAGTGCAAGACGTGAGGATCCCATACCAGCAGAAGCGAATGTTTGGCTTTGTTACCTTTGTTTATCCAGAGACTGTGAAGCTTATTCTATCCAAAGGAAATCCTCATTTTGTGTGTGATGCTCGAGTGCTTGTTAAGCCTTACAAGGAGAAGGGCAAAGTCCCAGACAAGTACAG GAAGCAGCAGCAGCAGGTAGATAGAGGAGATTTTTCACCATGTGGTACTCCTACTGGATTGGATGCTAGAGACCAATTTGATCTTCAACTTG GTGGCAGAATGCTCTACAATACTCAAGACATGCTGTGGAGGAGGAAGCTGGAGGAGCAAGCTGATTTGCAGCAAGCTCTTGAGCTGCAAAGTAGGAGGCTAATGGGTCTGCAACTTCTTGACATCAAGAAGCATCACCAGCGTGCACTCTCCACTGGAAGCCCAATTCCTTCCCCCACTCACTCTCCTAACATGTTCAACCAAAATATTGTTCCTTCTTTTCACATCAATTCAGAATCCCCAAAGG AGAGTGGTTCAACTTCTGCTCCAGCTAGTACTGCATCAGTTTCTGCTGGTCAACAGCCGGTCAACATTTCTGTTGGCAAGGAAGTGGTTGTCAATGGCGAGAATGGATATAAGGAAGGCAATGGCAAGCAGAGCTCTAGTCATGACGATTGTGATTTGCAAGAATG TTTGGAGCATAATCTCCCTGATAGCCCTTTTGCTTCCCCAACAAAAGCTGCTGTTCCTGGAGACTTCATGGCTCCCTTCTCCAATGGACCCAATGTAGCCATTGATACTGATGCCTCAGCTGCATCTGTCAACTTCAAATTTGGCACTAGCACATTGCTTCCTGCAGCATCCCCTCTTGACAtgggaactttcaaatcctatAACTGCCAAATACCAAG GTTCTCTTCTGGTCATGGAACTATTGGGATGTTCACTGGCACCGGTGGACCGATTGGCATTTAG